The following DNA comes from Marichromatium purpuratum 984.
GGTCGACGACGCCCCGCGCCGCCATTCGCTCGCCGGCTGAGGCTCACAGCCTGACCCCGGGCGAGGCGCTGTAGCTGTCGAGCACGTTGACGTAGTTGGCGCGCTCGAACTCCGCCGGATTGGGCACGGCCAGGGCGCTGACCCGGCCACGGAAGTCCTCCACCGACTCGAACCCCTGCTCCTCCATCCACTGCTCGACCCCGCCGATCACCTCGCCGAGATAGGCCGGGCCGTGGGCGAGCAGCGCGCTGCACAGGTGTACCACGTCGGCACCGGCGAGCAGCAGCTTGATCGCGTCCGCGGCGGTATGCACGCCGCCGGTGGCGCCCAGCGACAGCCCCTCGATGCGACCGTGGAGCAGGGCGATCCAGCGCATCGCCAGCAACGCCTCGGCGGAGGTCGAGGGGTGCAGGCTCGGCTGCAGGCGCAGGGTGTCGATATTGATGTCGGGCTGATAGAAGCGGTTGAACAGCGCCACACCGTTGGCGCCGGCGGCGGCGAGCTGGACGATCAGATGGCCGAGCGAGCTGAAGCTCGGTGAGAGCTTCATGTTGATGGGGATGGCGACATGGGCGCGCAGGTTGCGCAGCAGATCGAGATAGCGCGCCTCGACCGTGGCGCCGTCCTGACCCAGGTCGCCGGCGACGTAGTAGACGTTGAGTTCCAGGGCATCGGCCCCGGCACGCTCGATCTCGCCGGCGTGGGCGATCCAGCCGCCGGGGGTGACGCCGTTGAGGCTGGCGATGACGGGGATGTCGAGCGCCGCCTTGAGTCGGCCGATGTGCGCCAAGTACTGCTCGAGCGGGCTGTCGAAGTCGTGATAGTCGGGCAGGAAGCCGTCATCGGCCTCGGCGAAGCCGATCTCCTGGTGGTGGAGGAAGCGCACCATGGCCTCGGACTCGGCGCTGACCGCCTCCTCGAACAGCGACCAGAGGATGATCGCCGAGGCGCCGTGGTCCTCGAGCGCGCGCGCCTGGTCGAGACTGCGTGAGAGCGGCGAGGCGGAGGGGACGAAGGGGTTGCTGAGGTCGAGCCCCAGATACGTGGTCGCTAGATCCATGATCGGCTCCGTGTTCGGTCCGGGACGGTGTGTTCAGTGGTTGTGCTCGTCGGCATCGGCCGGTGGCGCCTTCTGCAGCGCGATCTGCGCGAGCTGCTCGTAGAGGCTGAAGCGTGTCTGCACATGACGCTGCGCCTGCTGCAGGTACTGCTCGGCGGCCTCGGGGTGGATGCGCTCGAGCACGCTGAAGCGGGTCTCGGTGGCGATGAAGTCGCGATAGGGCAGGCTCGGCGGCTTGCTGTCGATGTGCAGCGGGTGTTCGCCGGCGGCGGCGCGGCGCGGGTCGTAGCGCAGCAGCGACCAGTGTCCCGAGTTGACCGCCATGTCCTGCTGGCGCAGGTTGTTGGAGAGATCGACGCCGTGGGCGATGCAGGGCGCGTAGCAGATGATCACCGAGGGGCCGGGGTAGGACTCGGCCTCGAGGAAGGCGCGCACCGTCTGCACGTCCTTGGCGCCGAAGGCGACCTGGGCGACATAGACGTTCTCGTAGGCCATCGCCATCAGCGCCAGGTCCTTCTTGAAGGTCGGTTTGCCGCCGGCGGAGAACTTGGCCACGGCGCCGAGCGGGGTGGCCTTGGAGGTCTGACCGCCGGTGTTGGAATAGACCTCGGTGTCGAGGATCAGCAGATTGACGTCGCGCCCGCTGGCAAGCACGTGATCGACACCGCCGTAGCCGATGTCGTAGGCCCAGCCGTCGCCGCCGACGATCCACACGCTGCGCTTGACCAGCTGATCGCACAGCCCCTCGAGCAGTCGCGCCTCGGGCGCGTCGATGCCGCTGAGCGCCAGGCGCAGCCGCTCGATGCGTGCGCGCTGGGCGTGGATGCCAGTCTCGTCGGACTGCTCGGCCTCGAGGATCTCGCGTGCCAGACCCACGCCGATGCTGTCGGCGAGCCGACCGAGCTGCTCGCGCGCCTGATCGCGCTGCTTGTCGATCGCCAGGCGCATGCCCAGGCCGAACTCGGCGTTGTCCTCGAACAGCGAGTTGTTCCAGGTCGGCCCGCGGCCCTCGGGGTCGGTGGTGTAGGGCGTGGTCGGCAGGTTGCCGCCGTAGATCGAGGAGCAGCCGGTAGCGTTGGCGATCAGCATGCGGTCGCCGAAGAGCTGGGTGGCGAGCTTGACGTAGGGCGTCTCGCCGCAGCCGACGCAGGCCCCGGAGAACTCGAACAGCGGCTGCATCAGCATCGCGTGCTTGATCTTGGTCGGTTCGAGCTGGGTGCGGTCGTACTCGGGGAGATCGAGGAAGAAGTCCCAGTGTGTCTGCTCGGCGGCATGGATCTCGCCGGCCTCGACCAGGTTGAGCGCCTTGCGGCTCGGGTCCTTGCGGTCGCGGATCGGGCAGACCTCGACACAGAGCCCGCAGCCGGTGCAGTCGTCGGGGGCGATCTGGTAGCTGATGCGGTGTCCGGCGGGGAAGTCGCGCCCCTTGACCGAGGCGCTGAGAAAGCCCGCGGGCGCGCTCGCCAGCGTCTCCTCGGGATAGACCTTGGCGCGGATCGCCGCGTGCGGGCAGACCAGCGGGCACTTGCCGCACTGGGTGCACAGCTCGGGCTCCCACAGCGGCAGTTGCAGCGCGATGTTGCGCTTCTCGAAGCGGGTGGTGCCGGTCGGCCAGGTGCCGTCGGCGGGGATCAGGCTCACCGGCAGCCGGTCGCCGAGTCCGGCGATCAGCGGTGCGGTGACCTGGCGGACGAACTCGGGGGCATCGGCCGGGACCACCGGCTGGCGCTCGAAGTCGCTGCTCGGCGCTGCCGGCACACTGACCTGGTGCAGCCCGGCGAGCGCGGCGTCGATCGCGCGATAGTTGCGATCGAGCAGGCGCTGGCCCTTGCGTCCGTAGGTCTTGCGCACCGCCTCCTTGATGTGGGTGATGGCCTCGTCGCGGGGCAGCACCCCGGAGATGGCGAAGAAGCAGGTCTGCATGATGGTGTTGATGCGCCGTCCCATGCCGGTCGCGGCGGCGATCCCGTAGGCGTCGACGACATAGAAGGCGAGCCCCTTGTCGATCATCTGTTGCTGCATCGACCGTGGCAGGCTGTCCCACGCTTGATCGGGCGAGGCGGCGCTGTTGAGCAGGAAGGTCGCCCCGGGGGCGGCGAGCGCGAGCATGTCGTAGCGCTCGAGGAAGGTTGGTTGGTGACAGGCGACGAACTGCGCCTCGTCGTTACCGATCAGATAGGTGCTGGAGATCGGTCGCGGGCCGAAGCGCAGATGGCTGATGGTGACCGCCCCGGCCTTCTTGGAATCGTATTGGAAATAGCCCTGGCCGTGGTTGGGCGTCTCCTCGCTGATGATCTTGATCGAGTTCTTGTTGGCCGAGACGGTGCCGTCCGAGCCGAGTCCGTAGAAGACGCAGGCGGTCACGCCGGCACTGGCGTCGGGGCGGAAGGCGGGATCCCAGTCGAGGCTGGTGTGGCCGACGTCGTCGATGATGCCGACGGTGAAGGGGCAGCGCGGCTGTTCGGCGGCGAGCTCGTCGAGCACCGCCTTGGCCATCGCCGGGGTGAACTCCTTGGAGGACAGCCCGAAGCGCCCGCCGATCACCCGTGGCATCGTCGCGCGCGCGCCGCTGGCATGGGCCTGGGCGAGGGCGGTGACCACGTCCTTGTAGAGCGGCTCGCCGTCGGCGCCTGGCTCCTTGGTGCGATCGAGCACCGCGATCCGTGCGACGCTGGCGGGCAGGGCGGCGAGCAGCGCCTTGGGCGCGAAGGGACGGAACAGCCGCACCTTGACCAGCCCGACCCGCTCGCCGCGCGCGACCAGGTGCTCGATGGCCTCCTCGGCCGCCCCGATTCCCGAGCCCATCAGTACCAACACGCGTTCGGCGTCGGGTGCGCCGACATAGTCGAAGGGCTGGTAGTGACGGCCGGTGTGTCCGGCGAAGCGGGTCATCACCCGAGCGACGATCTCTGCGGTGGCCTCATAGTAGGGATTGACCGACTCGCGCCCCTGGAAATAGACGTCGGGGTTCTGCGAGGTGCCGCGGATCACCGGTCGGTCGGGGTTGAGGGCGCGCGTGCGGCAGGCCCGCACCTGCTCCTCGTTGATCATCGCGCGGACCGTCTCCTGTGGGATGCGCGCGATCTTGTTGACCTCGTGCGAGGTGCGGAAGCCGTCGAAGACGTGCAGGAAGGGCACCCGGCTCTCCAGGGTCGCGGCCTGGGCGATCAGCGCAAAGTCCATCACCTCCTGCACCGAGGCCGCGCACAGCATCGCGAAGCCGGTGCCGCGGCAGGCCATGACGTCACCGTGATCGCCGAAGATCGACAGCGCCTGGGCGGCCAGCGAGCGTGCCGAGACATGGATCACCGTCGGGGTCAGCTCGCCGGCGATCTTGTACATGTTGGGGATCATCAGCAGCAACCCCTGCGAAGCGGTGAAGGTGGTCGAAAGCGACCCCGCCTGCAGCGCCCCGTGGACCGCGCCGGCGGCGCCGGCCTCGCTCTGCATCTCGACCACGTCGGGGACCGTGCCCCACAGATTGGCGACCCCCAGCGAGGACCACTCGTCCGACCACTCACCCATCGGCGAGGCTGGTGTGATCGGGTAGATGGCGATGACCTCGTTGGTCATGTGGGCGATGTAGGCCGCGGCTTCGTTGCCGTCGAGTGAGACCATTTCTGTGTGCGACATCGATCTGTCCCGGGTTGCGAGGTGGCTGGAGCGGGGGCGCGGCGATTGCTCGTGACCCCTGGTCCGGAGGCTGTCCCGACCGCTGGGGCGCGAGCTGGTCTGCCATCCGGCGTCCGGCGCGTCGCCCGGATCAACTATAGTCGCTATCCGTGAATGCTTTTGATCGCCGGGCAAGCGGCGATCGACCGACGGGGATGATGTCAGGAACCCTGATGAATGCAGCGATCGAACAGGCGGGGTTGGCCCTGCGCGAGATGCGCGAGGCCGACCTCGCGACGGTGATGATGGTGGAGCGGGCGGCCTATCCCCACCCCTGGAGCGAGGGGGTGATGCGCGACTGTCTGCGCGCCGGCTATGACTGCCGGGTGGGCGAATTCGACGGCAGGCCGGTGGCCCATGCGGTGGTCTCGGTGGCGGTTGGCGAGTGTCACGTGCTCAACATCACCGTGCACCCCGACTGCCAGCGGCGCGGCTTCGGTCGCGCCCTGCTGCGCGCGCTGGTCGAGCGCGCCCGCGCCAAGGGGGCGCAGACCGCCTTTCTCGAGGTGCGCGCCTCCAACACCGCCGCACGCGCGCTTTATGAGGCCGAGGGCTTCTGCGAGATCGGCCGACGCCGCGGCTACTACCCCGCCGCCAACGGCCGCGAGGACGCCCTGGTGCTGGCGCGGGAACTCGGTGGGATGCATGGCGCATTGGCCGGGGATTGAACCGCAAAGACACAAAGCGCGCGAAGGCGTTGCAGGGGAGGGAGGTGCTTCGACGACGATGGCGCCACAGTCAGTCGCTGGAGGCGACTGACTGCGAGTGACGAGGATTGCTTTGCGTGCTTCGCGTCTTTGCGGTTGGGGACTTACAACTCGCGCGTGGCGGAGAAGCGGACCTCGGGCCAGCGCTCCTCGGCGAGGCTGAGGTTGACGCGGGTGGGGGCGAGATAGACGAGCTGGTCGTCGCCGTCGAGGGCGAGATATTCGTGGTTCTTGTCCTTGAAACGCTCGAACAGCTTGGCGTCGTCGCAGCTCACCCAGCGCGCGGTCTGCACGCTCACCGGCTCGACGATGGCGTCGACGCCGTACTCGTCCTTGAGGCGGTAGGCGGCGACGTCGAACTGCAGCACGCCGACCGCGCCGAGGATCATGTCGTTGTTCTTGAGCGGGCGGAAGACCTGGGTCGCGCCCTCCTCGGCGAGCTGCACCACGCCCTTCTGCAGCGCCTTCATCCGCAGCGGGTCCTTGAGCACCACGCGGCGGAACAGCTCGGGGGCGAAGTAGGGCACGCCTTCGTACTTGAGTTCCTCGCCCTCGGTGAAGGTGTCACCGATCTGGATGGTGCCGTGGTTGTGCAGACCGATGATGTCGCCCGGCCAGGCCTCCTCGACGTGACGGCGCTCGTCGGCCTGGAAGGTGATGGCGTTGGCGATCTGAATGGTGCGACCGATACGCACGTGGCGCATCTTCATGCCCTTGCGGTAGCAGCCCGAGCACACCCGCATGAAGGCCACGCGGTCGCGGTGGGCGGGGTCCATGTTCGCCTGGATCTTGAACACGAAGCCGGTGAAACCTTCCTCGGCGGGCTCGACCGGGCGCTGCAGGGTGTTGCGCGGGTGCGGGGCGGGCGCATAGTCGACGAAGGCGTCGAGCAGCTCGCGCACGCCGAAGTTGTTGATCGCCGAGCCGAAGAACACCGGGGTCTGACGTCCCGCGCGGTAGGCCTCGAGGTCGAACGGATCGCTCGCGCCCTCGACCAGCTCCAGCTCCTCGCGCAGCTCTGCGGCCTGGTCGCCGAGCAGCTCGTCCATGCGCGGGTTGTCGAGCCCGTCGATCACCTCGCCCTCGACGATGCGCCCGCCGTGCTGGGCGGAGAACAGGTGGGTGCGCCCGTCGCGCAGGTCGTAGACGCCACGGAAGCGCTTGCCCATGCCGATCGGCCAGGTCAGCGGCGCGCAGCGGATCTTCAGCACCTGCTCGATCTCGTCGAGGATCTCGATGGCATCGCGGCCTTCGCGATCGAGCTTGTTGACGAAAGTGAGGATCGGGGTGTCGCGCAGCCGGCAGACGTCCATCAGCTTGATGGTGCGGGCCTCGACGCCCTTGGCCACGTCGATCACCATCAGCGCCGAGTCGACTGCGGTGAGGGTGCGGTAGGTATCCTCGGAGAAGTCCTCGTGGCCGGGGGTGTCGAGCAGGTTGACGGTGGCCTCGCCGTAGGGGAACTGCATCACCGAGGAGGTCACCGAGATGCCGCGTTGCTTCTCCAGCTCCATCCAGTCTGAGGTGGCGTGACGGGCGGCCTTGCGCCCCTTGACCGTGCCCGCGAGCTGGATCGCGCCCCCGAACAGCAGGAGCTTCTCGGTGAGGGTGGTCTTACCGGCGTCGGGGTGGGAGATGATGGCGAAGGTACGACGTTTGTCGAGTTGCGCTTGAAGCTCGCTCATAGGGGGTGTCTGGCGTTGCTGGCTGCGGACTGGGGAAAACCGCCAATTATATCCCCGCGGCCCGGTTGCGTTCATCCGCCGGGTGGACGGATCGGGCGGGGAAATGGTTGAACCGCCAAGATACCGTCTTGCCCGTCAATCGCCGATCAAGCACACCAGCTTCGCCGACCGGAGGCTGGATGCTGATTCGAACCGCAAAGCCGCGAAGGGCGTGAAGAAGACTTGATGGAATCGAGGTCTCGGCGGTGGTGCCGGCTTCCCACGGTGGGTGGCAGCTGGTGACTGGTGACTGCAAGCCTTTCTTCTCTGCGCGTCCTTCGCGTCCTTCGCGTTCTTCGCGGCTTTGCGGTTCAATCCCCTTGGTAGCTGGTAGCTGGTAGCTGGTAGCTGGTAGCTGGTAGCTGATTCGAACCGCCAAGTCGCCAAGCGCACAAAGAATGTCGAGACGCGTTGACCCGCAGCGATCATTGAGCGCGCTCCTCTTGCTGGCGGCTGTCAGCTGGCTACTGGAAGCTGCAGATGTCGAGAGTCGTCGGTCGAAATACCCAGCCGAGTTCCCCCTTTGGCGATGAATCCCCCTAAATCCACCTTTGTTAAAGGGGGACTTTGGGTGAGCGTCTTGTTGCTTGCTCTTTCCCTTCTTCGCGCCCTTGGCGGCTTTGCGGTTCAATCCTCGTGACCGCTGACCGCTGACCGCTGACCGCTGACCGCTGACCGCTGACCGCTGACCGCTGACCGCTGACCGCTGACCGCTGACCGCTGGCTTGAGCCAGGGCCGCGCCGCACCAATCTCTGGCGGGTGCGCCGAGCCGGCGCGCGTTCATTCTCAAGCCTGCGCAGGAGTCGAGACGTGGAGACGACAGCGGTTGCCGATCTGATTCGTCGGGGGATGCCCGAGGCCGAGGTGGAGGTCACTGGCGATGGTGAGCACTTCGACGCGGTGGTGGTCAGCGAGCGGTTTGAGGGGCTGACGCCGCTGGCCAAGCAGCGGTTGGTGATGGAGACGGTCAAGGCGGAGATCGCCAGCGGTGCCTTGCACGCCATCTCGATCCGCACCCTGACCCCAGCGCAGCGCGCCGCGGGGTGAGGGCAGGGCGGGTGCCGCCTGCGCGGCACCCGGGCGACGCCTTGTGGCGTCGCCCGGCCCGTCTTACTCGATCTCGACCGGGATCTTGCCGATGCGCGCGCGCCACTCGGCCGGGCCGCTCTGGTGCACCGCTTCGCCGCGGCTGTCGACCGCGACCGTGACCGGCATGTCCTCGACCTCGAACTCGCGGATCGCCTCCATGCCCAGGTCCTCGAAGGCGACCAGGCGCGAGGACTTGATCGCCTTGGCCACCAGATAGGCCGCGCCACCGACGGCCATCAGATAGACCGCGCCGTGTCGCGCGATCGACGCCACCGCCGCCGGGCCGCGCTCGGCCTTGCCGACCATGCCGATCAGGCCGGTCTCGGCGAGCATCTGCTCGGTGAACTTGTCCATGCGCGTGGAGGTGGTGGGACCGGCCGGGCCGACCACCTCGTCACCGACCGGGTCGACCGGGCCGACGTAGTAGATGAAGCGGTTGGTGAGGTCGACCCCCTCGGGCAGCGACTCGCCGCGCGCGAGCATCTCGGTGATGCGCTTGTGCGCGGCATCGCGTCCGGTCAGCAGCTTGCCCGAGAGCAGCAGGCGCTCGCCCGGCTGCCACTCGGCGATCTGCTCGCGGGTGAGGGTGTCGAGATCGACCCGACGTGAGCCGGCGGCGCCGTCCCACTCCAGCGCCGGCCAGTCCTCCAGGCGCGGCGGCTCGAGCTTCGCCGGCCCGCTGCCGTCGAGGGTGAACTCGACGTGACGGGTGGCCGCGCAGTTGGGGATCATCGCCACCGGCAGCGAGGCTGCGTGGGTGGGGTAGGTGTGGATCTTGACGTCGAGCACGGTCGCCAGCCCGCCGAGCCCCTGGGCGCCGATGCCGAGCGCGTTGACCTTCTCCATCAGCTCCAGACGCAGCGCCTCGATCTCGTCCTCGGCGCCGCGCTGCTGCAGCTCGTGGATGTCGATCGGCTCCATCAGCGCCTCCTTGGCCATCAGCATCGCCTGCTCGGCCGAGCCGCCGACACCGATGCCGAGCATTCCCGGCGGGCACCAGCCGGCGCCCATGGTCGGCACCGTCTTCAGCACCCAGTCGACCAGGCTGTCGCTGGGGTTGAGGATGGCGAACTTGGACTTGTTCTCCGAACCGCCGCCCTTGGCGGCGATCTTCACCTCGAGGCTGTCGCCCGGCACCAGCTCCATGTGCACGATCGCCGGGGTGTTGTCGCGGGTGTTCTTGCGTGCCCCGATCGGCGGCGTGACCATCGAGGCGCGCAGCGGGTTGTCGGGGTGGGTGTAGGCGCGGCGCACGCCCTCGTCGACCATCGCCTGCACGCTCTTGTCGCTCTCCCAGCGCACCTCCATGCCGACCTTGAGGAAGACCACCACCATGCCGGTGTCCTGGCAGATCGGGCGCTGGCCCTCGGCGCACATCCGCGAGTTGACGAGGATCTGCGCCATGGCGTCCTTGGCCGCCGGCGATTCCTCGGCCTCGTAGGCTGCGGTCAGGGCGCGGATGTAGTCCTGCGGATGGTAGTAGGAGATGAACTGAAGGGCATCGGCGATGCTCTCGACGAAGTCAGACTCGCGAATGGTGGTCATCGTCTCTCGTGGCTGTTTGGCTGTGGGGGAGGGGCTCGCCGTCATTGATGGCGCGCCCTGTGTTGCAGTGGTCGCCATCGCCGGCGGCCGGTCTGTTCGCGCCAGTATATCAATCGGGTTTGACCTCCCGCCTCGCGCACGCACGCGCGTTCATTACATGGACGAGGGGTCAGAAACGCTCGATCGTCATTTTTTTCAAAAAAGGGGTTGCGCGATCAGGGGAGGGTCTGTAGTATACATGGCTCACGACGACAGGCGCATAGCTCAGTTGGTTAGAGCACCACCTTGACATGGTGGGGGTCGTTGGTTCGAGTCCAATTGCGCCTACCAAACACCGGGCCGTCAGTCTCCAAACGTCAGTATGCCCCACTACGGTGGCGACGACCAAGGAGACTGGCGGCTTTTTTTCATGTGATCCCTCGTATCGATCACCACTGAACACCCAAGGTCCGCGCATGCCTCAGATTACCCTTCCCGACGGCTCGACGCGTCAGTTCGACGCGCCGGTCAGTGTTCACGACGTCGCCGCATCCATCGGTCCCGGTCTCGCCAAGGCGGCGCTCGCCGGTCGCGTCGATGGCGAGCTGGTCGATACTTCCTATCGCATCGATCGCGATGTCGAACTCGCCATCGTCACCAGCAAGGACGAGGAGACCGCCCTCGAGCTGATCCGTCACGACGCCGCGCACGTGATGGCCCAGGCCGTCCAGGAACTCTACCCCGGCACCCAGGTCACCATCGGCCCGGCGATCGAGAACGGCTTCTACTACGACTTCGCCCGCGACGAGCCCTTCACCCCCGACGACCTCGAGCGGATCGAGGCGCGGATGCACGAGATCGTCAAGCGCAACCTGCCGATCGTGCGCGAGGAGCTGCCGCGCGAGGAGGCCAAGCGCGTGTTTGCCGAGCTGGGCGAGCACTACAAGGTCGAGATCATCGACGCCATCCCCGAAGGCGAGACCATCACCCTTTATCGCCAGGGTGAGTGGTTCGACGTCTGTCGCGGGCCGCACCTGCCGAGCACCGGCAAGCTCGGCAACGGCTTCAAGCTGACCAAGCTCGCCGGTGCCTACTGGCGCGGTGACGCGGCCAACGCCATGCTGCAGCGCATCTATGGCACCGCCTGGCGCGACAAGAAGGAACTCAAGGCCTATCTGCGTCGTCTGGAAGAGGCCGAGAAGCGCGATCACCGCAAGCTCGGCAAGCAGCTCGATCTCTTCCACTTCCAGGACGAGGCCCCGGGCATGGCCTTCTGGCACGCCAAGGGCCGGGTGGTCTACCGCCTCGCCGAGCAGTACATGCGCGAGAAGCTGGAAGAGTACGGCTACCAGGAGGTCGAGACCCCGCAGGTGCTCGACCGCTCGCTGTGGGAGCGCTCCGGGCACTGGGAGAAGTTCGCCGAGAGCATGTTCACCACCCAGCTCGACGATCGCGACTTCGCGATCAAGCCGATGAACTGCCCCGGCCACATCCAGCTCTACAACCAGGGGCTGAAGAGCTACCGCGACCTGCCGCTGCGCATGGCTGAGTTCGGCGTGGTCCATCGCAACGAGCCCTCCGGTACCCTCCACGGGCTGATGCGCGCGCGTCGCTTCACCCAGGACGACGCCCACGTCTTCTGCACCGAGGAGCAGCTCCAGCCCGAGGTCGCCACGCTCATCGACATGGTCTTCGAGACCTATCGCGACTTCGGCTTCGACAACATCGAGCTGGCGCTCTCGCTGCGCCCCGAGAAGCGGGTCGGCAGCGACGAACTCTGGGACAAGGCCGAGGCGGCGCTCGCCCACTCGCTCGACGCCAAGGGGCTCGAGTATCGCGTGCAGCCGGGCGAGGGCGCCTTCTACGGTCCCAAGATCGAGTTCACCCTGCACGACAGCATCGGTCGCGCCTGGCAGTGCGGTACCATCCAGGTCGACTTCTCGATGCCGGGCCGGCTCGGCGCGCACTACATCGCCGAGGACAACAGCAAGCAGACCCCGGTGATGATCCACCGCGCGGTGCTCGGCTCGGTCGAGCGTTTCATCGGTATCCTGATCGAGCACTACGCCGGTCTGCTGCCGTTGTGGCTGGCGCCGGTGCAGGTCGTGGTGCTCAATATCACCGATCGCCAGGCCGATTATGTCGGCGAGATCGCTAAGACCTTGCGTGCAAAGGGCTTGCGCGTCGAGACCGACTTGAGAAACGAGAAGATCGGCTTTAAAATCCGCGAGCACACCCTGCAGAGGGTGCCCTATCTGCTCGTCATCGGTGACCGCGAGGTAGAAACCCGCTCCGTCGCCGTGCGTGATCGCAAGGGCCAAGATCTCGGAACGCTCGAGCTCGACGCCTTTGTCGAGCGTGTAGGCGAGGAGATGACAAACCGAATCGCCTAACCCGGTCGGGCTGCGCGGACGACGATCGA
Coding sequences within:
- a CDS encoding fumarate hydratase, yielding MTTIRESDFVESIADALQFISYYHPQDYIRALTAAYEAEESPAAKDAMAQILVNSRMCAEGQRPICQDTGMVVVFLKVGMEVRWESDKSVQAMVDEGVRRAYTHPDNPLRASMVTPPIGARKNTRDNTPAIVHMELVPGDSLEVKIAAKGGGSENKSKFAILNPSDSLVDWVLKTVPTMGAGWCPPGMLGIGVGGSAEQAMLMAKEALMEPIDIHELQQRGAEDEIEALRLELMEKVNALGIGAQGLGGLATVLDVKIHTYPTHAASLPVAMIPNCAATRHVEFTLDGSGPAKLEPPRLEDWPALEWDGAAGSRRVDLDTLTREQIAEWQPGERLLLSGKLLTGRDAAHKRITEMLARGESLPEGVDLTNRFIYYVGPVDPVGDEVVGPAGPTTSTRMDKFTEQMLAETGLIGMVGKAERGPAAVASIARHGAVYLMAVGGAAYLVAKAIKSSRLVAFEDLGMEAIREFEVEDMPVTVAVDSRGEAVHQSGPAEWRARIGKIPVEIE
- a CDS encoding dihydroorotate dehydrogenase-like protein, which encodes MDLATTYLGLDLSNPFVPSASPLSRSLDQARALEDHGASAIILWSLFEEAVSAESEAMVRFLHHQEIGFAEADDGFLPDYHDFDSPLEQYLAHIGRLKAALDIPVIASLNGVTPGGWIAHAGEIERAGADALELNVYYVAGDLGQDGATVEARYLDLLRNLRAHVAIPINMKLSPSFSSLGHLIVQLAAAGANGVALFNRFYQPDINIDTLRLQPSLHPSTSAEALLAMRWIALLHGRIEGLSLGATGGVHTAADAIKLLLAGADVVHLCSALLAHGPAYLGEVIGGVEQWMEEQGFESVEDFRGRVSALAVPNPAEFERANYVNVLDSYSASPGVRL
- the nifJ gene encoding pyruvate:ferredoxin (flavodoxin) oxidoreductase yields the protein MSHTEMVSLDGNEAAAYIAHMTNEVIAIYPITPASPMGEWSDEWSSLGVANLWGTVPDVVEMQSEAGAAGAVHGALQAGSLSTTFTASQGLLLMIPNMYKIAGELTPTVIHVSARSLAAQALSIFGDHGDVMACRGTGFAMLCAASVQEVMDFALIAQAATLESRVPFLHVFDGFRTSHEVNKIARIPQETVRAMINEEQVRACRTRALNPDRPVIRGTSQNPDVYFQGRESVNPYYEATAEIVARVMTRFAGHTGRHYQPFDYVGAPDAERVLVLMGSGIGAAEEAIEHLVARGERVGLVKVRLFRPFAPKALLAALPASVARIAVLDRTKEPGADGEPLYKDVVTALAQAHASGARATMPRVIGGRFGLSSKEFTPAMAKAVLDELAAEQPRCPFTVGIIDDVGHTSLDWDPAFRPDASAGVTACVFYGLGSDGTVSANKNSIKIISEETPNHGQGYFQYDSKKAGAVTISHLRFGPRPISSTYLIGNDEAQFVACHQPTFLERYDMLALAAPGATFLLNSAASPDQAWDSLPRSMQQQMIDKGLAFYVVDAYGIAAATGMGRRINTIMQTCFFAISGVLPRDEAITHIKEAVRKTYGRKGQRLLDRNYRAIDAALAGLHQVSVPAAPSSDFERQPVVPADAPEFVRQVTAPLIAGLGDRLPVSLIPADGTWPTGTTRFEKRNIALQLPLWEPELCTQCGKCPLVCPHAAIRAKVYPEETLASAPAGFLSASVKGRDFPAGHRISYQIAPDDCTGCGLCVEVCPIRDRKDPSRKALNLVEAGEIHAAEQTHWDFFLDLPEYDRTQLEPTKIKHAMLMQPLFEFSGACVGCGETPYVKLATQLFGDRMLIANATGCSSIYGGNLPTTPYTTDPEGRGPTWNNSLFEDNAEFGLGMRLAIDKQRDQAREQLGRLADSIGVGLAREILEAEQSDETGIHAQRARIERLRLALSGIDAPEARLLEGLCDQLVKRSVWIVGGDGWAYDIGYGGVDHVLASGRDVNLLILDTEVYSNTGGQTSKATPLGAVAKFSAGGKPTFKKDLALMAMAYENVYVAQVAFGAKDVQTVRAFLEAESYPGPSVIICYAPCIAHGVDLSNNLRQQDMAVNSGHWSLLRYDPRRAAAGEHPLHIDSKPPSLPYRDFIATETRFSVLERIHPEAAEQYLQQAQRHVQTRFSLYEQLAQIALQKAPPADADEHNH
- the thrS gene encoding threonine--tRNA ligase, producing MPQITLPDGSTRQFDAPVSVHDVAASIGPGLAKAALAGRVDGELVDTSYRIDRDVELAIVTSKDEETALELIRHDAAHVMAQAVQELYPGTQVTIGPAIENGFYYDFARDEPFTPDDLERIEARMHEIVKRNLPIVREELPREEAKRVFAELGEHYKVEIIDAIPEGETITLYRQGEWFDVCRGPHLPSTGKLGNGFKLTKLAGAYWRGDAANAMLQRIYGTAWRDKKELKAYLRRLEEAEKRDHRKLGKQLDLFHFQDEAPGMAFWHAKGRVVYRLAEQYMREKLEEYGYQEVETPQVLDRSLWERSGHWEKFAESMFTTQLDDRDFAIKPMNCPGHIQLYNQGLKSYRDLPLRMAEFGVVHRNEPSGTLHGLMRARRFTQDDAHVFCTEEQLQPEVATLIDMVFETYRDFGFDNIELALSLRPEKRVGSDELWDKAEAALAHSLDAKGLEYRVQPGEGAFYGPKIEFTLHDSIGRAWQCGTIQVDFSMPGRLGAHYIAEDNSKQTPVMIHRAVLGSVERFIGILIEHYAGLLPLWLAPVQVVVLNITDRQADYVGEIAKTLRAKGLRVETDLRNEKIGFKIREHTLQRVPYLLVIGDREVETRSVAVRDRKGQDLGTLELDAFVERVGEEMTNRIA
- a CDS encoding peptide chain release factor 3, whose amino-acid sequence is MSELQAQLDKRRTFAIISHPDAGKTTLTEKLLLFGGAIQLAGTVKGRKAARHATSDWMELEKQRGISVTSSVMQFPYGEATVNLLDTPGHEDFSEDTYRTLTAVDSALMVIDVAKGVEARTIKLMDVCRLRDTPILTFVNKLDREGRDAIEILDEIEQVLKIRCAPLTWPIGMGKRFRGVYDLRDGRTHLFSAQHGGRIVEGEVIDGLDNPRMDELLGDQAAELREELELVEGASDPFDLEAYRAGRQTPVFFGSAINNFGVRELLDAFVDYAPAPHPRNTLQRPVEPAEEGFTGFVFKIQANMDPAHRDRVAFMRVCSGCYRKGMKMRHVRIGRTIQIANAITFQADERRHVEEAWPGDIIGLHNHGTIQIGDTFTEGEELKYEGVPYFAPELFRRVVLKDPLRMKALQKGVVQLAEEGATQVFRPLKNNDMILGAVGVLQFDVAAYRLKDEYGVDAIVEPVSVQTARWVSCDDAKLFERFKDKNHEYLALDGDDQLVYLAPTRVNLSLAEERWPEVRFSATREL
- the rimI gene encoding ribosomal protein S18-alanine N-acetyltransferase, yielding MNAAIEQAGLALREMREADLATVMMVERAAYPHPWSEGVMRDCLRAGYDCRVGEFDGRPVAHAVVSVAVGECHVLNITVHPDCQRRGFGRALLRALVERARAKGAQTAFLEVRASNTAARALYEAEGFCEIGRRRGYYPAANGREDALVLARELGGMHGALAGD
- a CDS encoding BolA family protein — encoded protein: METTAVADLIRRGMPEAEVEVTGDGEHFDAVVVSERFEGLTPLAKQRLVMETVKAEIASGALHAISIRTLTPAQRAAG